A genomic stretch from Empedobacter stercoris includes:
- a CDS encoding nucleoside deaminase yields MENLFTDEYFMRIAFNEAVTAFERDEIPVGAVIVCNNKIIAKAHNLTETLTDVTAHAEMQAITSAANYLGGKYLQDCTLYVTLEPCVMCGGALYWSQISKVVYGASDDKRGFKAKIGELHPKTEIVAGVMEDECSQLMKEFFMRKR; encoded by the coding sequence ATGGAAAATCTTTTTACCGACGAATATTTTATGCGAATAGCCTTTAACGAAGCTGTAACAGCTTTCGAAAGAGACGAAATTCCAGTTGGAGCTGTCATTGTTTGCAACAATAAAATTATAGCAAAAGCACATAATTTAACCGAAACGTTAACCGATGTTACGGCTCATGCCGAAATGCAAGCGATAACTTCTGCAGCGAATTATTTGGGTGGAAAATATTTACAAGATTGTACTTTATACGTTACTTTAGAACCTTGTGTGATGTGTGGTGGCGCTTTGTATTGGAGTCAAATCTCGAAAGTTGTGTATGGTGCTTCTGATGATAAAAGAGGTTTTAAAGCAAAGATTGGAGAGCTACATCCAAAAACTGAAATCGTAGCTGGAGTTATGGAAGATGAATGTAGCCAATTGATGAAAGAGTTTTTTATGCGAAAACGCTAA
- a CDS encoding amino acid permease, whose translation MSQIKNTEEKELQRGLTNRHIQLIALGGAIGTGLFLGIGPAAVLAGPSVILGYAIAGIIAFFIMRQLGEMVVNEPVSGSFSHFAYKYWGSFAGFASGWNYWILYVLVSMSELTAIGIYVQFWWPEIPLWASSLFFFIVINALNLGSVKMFGEAEFWFSIIKVVAIIAMIIFGAYLLISGTGGEQATVQNLWNNGGFFPKGWLSGNSEGGFSGLLAAMALIMFSFGGLELIGITAAEAKNPEKTIPKATNQVIYRILIFYVGALIILFSLAPWETITDKSSPFVMVFQNLNHLKLDLFGHTIDFSRLIANALNVIVLTAALSVYNSSVYSNSRMLYGLAEQGNAPKFLKKLNKNHVPVMAIAVSSIFAAICIFINKVIPEDAFHILMSLVVSTLVINWIMISITHLKYRKQKDIENVKTLFPSLLYPISNYLCLIFLFGILIIMWFTGLKISVELIPIWLIFLYISYRIVKSNKKK comes from the coding sequence GTGAGTCAAATAAAAAATACCGAAGAAAAAGAATTGCAAAGAGGTCTTACAAACCGACATATTCAATTAATCGCTTTAGGAGGTGCAATTGGAACTGGTCTATTTTTAGGGATTGGACCAGCTGCAGTTCTAGCTGGACCATCTGTTATTTTAGGATATGCAATCGCTGGAATTATAGCCTTTTTTATCATGCGACAATTAGGAGAAATGGTGGTTAACGAGCCTGTTTCTGGAAGTTTTAGCCATTTTGCTTATAAATATTGGGGTTCATTTGCTGGATTTGCTTCTGGTTGGAATTATTGGATTCTTTACGTTTTAGTAAGTATGTCTGAATTGACAGCAATCGGAATTTATGTGCAATTCTGGTGGCCCGAAATTCCTTTATGGGCTTCAAGTTTATTCTTTTTTATCGTTATCAATGCGTTGAATTTAGGCTCAGTTAAAATGTTTGGTGAAGCCGAATTTTGGTTTTCAATCATTAAAGTTGTTGCCATTATCGCAATGATTATTTTCGGAGCATACTTATTAATTAGTGGAACTGGAGGCGAACAAGCGACTGTTCAAAATCTTTGGAACAACGGAGGTTTCTTTCCAAAAGGATGGCTCTCTGGGAATAGTGAAGGTGGTTTCAGCGGATTATTAGCCGCTATGGCTCTAATTATGTTCTCTTTTGGAGGCTTGGAATTAATTGGAATCACAGCTGCAGAAGCTAAAAATCCAGAAAAAACAATTCCAAAAGCAACGAATCAAGTTATTTATCGAATCTTAATTTTTTATGTAGGGGCATTAATTATCTTATTTTCTTTGGCTCCTTGGGAAACAATTACAGATAAAAGTAGTCCATTTGTAATGGTTTTTCAAAACTTAAATCACTTAAAACTCGATCTTTTTGGTCATACAATTGATTTTTCAAGATTAATCGCTAATGCGCTAAATGTTATCGTTCTAACTGCTGCTTTATCAGTTTATAACAGCTCTGTTTATAGTAATAGTAGAATGTTATACGGTTTGGCTGAACAGGGAAATGCGCCAAAATTTTTGAAGAAATTAAATAAAAATCACGTTCCAGTGATGGCCATTGCAGTATCTTCTATTTTTGCAGCAATTTGTATTTTCATCAACAAAGTAATTCCAGAAGATGCTTTTCATATTCTAATGTCATTAGTTGTTTCAACATTAGTTATCAACTGGATTATGATCTCGATAACACACCTTAAATATCGAAAACAGAAAGATATAGAAAACGTAAAAACATTATTCCCTTCGCTTCTGTACCCGATAAGCAATTACCTTTGTTTAATTTTCTTATTTGGTATTTTAATCATCATGTGGTTTACTGGACTTAAAATTTCGGTAGAATTAATTCCAATATGGTTAATCTTTCTATACATTTCTTATCGAATTGTAAAATCAAATAAAAAGAAATAA
- a CDS encoding acyl-CoA thioesterase produces the protein MEVEKTPREELIEQRIINSETRIFKAVFPGDTNHHNTMFGGSVMYLMDEIAFMTATRFCRKPIVTVSSDKIDFKHSIPAGTIVEMVGKVVRVGRTSLDVQIDIFIESMYRDGREKAITGTFTLVAINENKRPVPVID, from the coding sequence ATGGAAGTGGAAAAAACCCCAAGAGAAGAGTTGATCGAACAACGTATCATCAATTCTGAAACTCGTATTTTCAAAGCTGTTTTTCCAGGAGATACAAACCATCACAACACCATGTTTGGCGGATCAGTCATGTATCTGATGGATGAAATTGCTTTTATGACAGCAACTCGTTTTTGTCGTAAACCTATTGTTACAGTAAGTAGTGATAAAATTGATTTTAAACATTCTATTCCTGCCGGAACTATTGTCGAAATGGTTGGTAAAGTTGTTCGTGTTGGTCGTACAAGTTTGGATGTACAAATTGATATATTCATCGAAAGTATGTACAGAGATGGCCGCGAAAAAGCGATTACTGGAACATTTACGTTAGTTGCTATTAACGAAAACAAAAGACCAGTTCCTGTTATTGACTAA
- the trpB gene encoding tryptophan synthase subunit beta, whose translation MKYEVDERGFYGEFGGAFIPELLHHNCEELSQALEDYADTKEFKDEFNLLLKDYVGRPSPLYYAPNLSKKHKANILLKREDLNHTGAHKINNAIGQALLAKRMGKTKIIAETGAGQHGVATATVCALMGLECIVFMGEVDIARQAPNVARMKMLGAQVIPATSGSKTLKDATNEAIRYWINHPETFYIIGSVVGPHPYPAMVTKFQAIISEEIKAQMKEKYGKENPDYVIACVGGGSNAAGAFFHFLNNEEVKLIAVEAAGLGVESGETAATTIKGTEGIIHGSRTLLMQDKDGQIVEPYSISAGLDYPGVGPLHAHLFKTGRAEFLNATDDEALKAAFMLTKEEGIIPALESSHALAALEKINFKPQDIVVLNLSGRGDKDLETYMKVSEKYS comes from the coding sequence ATGAAATACGAAGTTGACGAAAGAGGGTTTTATGGTGAATTTGGAGGAGCTTTTATTCCAGAATTATTGCATCATAATTGTGAAGAATTATCACAAGCTTTAGAAGATTATGCAGATACAAAAGAATTTAAAGATGAGTTTAATTTGTTATTAAAAGATTACGTTGGACGTCCAAGTCCATTGTATTACGCGCCAAATCTTTCGAAAAAACACAAGGCAAACATCTTACTGAAACGTGAGGATTTAAATCACACAGGAGCACATAAAATCAACAATGCGATTGGTCAAGCGCTTTTAGCAAAACGAATGGGTAAAACCAAAATTATTGCCGAAACAGGAGCGGGACAGCATGGTGTTGCAACGGCAACGGTTTGTGCGTTGATGGGATTAGAATGTATCGTTTTTATGGGTGAAGTAGACATTGCTCGTCAAGCACCTAATGTTGCACGTATGAAAATGTTGGGTGCACAAGTAATTCCCGCAACTTCTGGAAGTAAAACTTTGAAAGATGCGACAAACGAAGCGATTCGTTATTGGATTAATCATCCAGAAACATTTTATATCATTGGTTCTGTTGTTGGACCTCACCCATATCCGGCTATGGTTACGAAATTTCAAGCAATTATTTCAGAAGAGATTAAAGCGCAAATGAAAGAAAAATATGGAAAAGAAAACCCTGATTATGTGATTGCTTGTGTAGGAGGAGGAAGTAATGCTGCTGGAGCTTTTTTTCATTTTTTAAATAACGAAGAGGTGAAATTAATTGCTGTGGAAGCTGCTGGATTAGGTGTAGAATCTGGAGAAACTGCTGCGACAACAATCAAAGGTACAGAAGGTATTATACACGGTAGCCGTACGTTATTGATGCAAGATAAGGACGGTCAAATTGTAGAGCCCTATTCTATTTCTGCTGGATTAGATTATCCTGGAGTTGGACCATTACATGCGCATTTGTTCAAAACTGGTCGCGCAGAATTCTTAAATGCAACCGATGATGAAGCCTTAAAAGCAGCTTTTATGCTGACAAAAGAGGAAGGAATCATCCCTGCTTTAGAATCTTCGCATGCTTTAGCGGCTTTAGAGAAAATTAATTTTAAACCGCAAGACATTGTGGTTCTGAACCTTTCGGGTCGAGGGGACAAGGATTTAGAAACCTATATGAAAGTTTCCGAAAAATATTCTTAA
- the trxA gene encoding thioredoxin has product MFRNLFNRNKEKPNNEQESKTMTFEEIINSDKPVLLDFFATWCGPCQMMGPVLQQVKEELGDDVKILKVDVDKYQDLAARYQVQGVPTFAIFKNSELLWKESGARPKEQLVEVIKKYI; this is encoded by the coding sequence ATGTTTAGAAATTTATTCAATCGAAATAAAGAGAAACCAAATAACGAACAAGAATCAAAAACAATGACTTTCGAAGAAATTATTAATTCAGATAAACCCGTTCTTTTAGACTTTTTTGCGACTTGGTGTGGACCTTGTCAAATGATGGGACCTGTGTTGCAGCAAGTAAAAGAGGAATTGGGAGATGATGTCAAAATTCTAAAAGTGGATGTTGATAAATATCAAGATTTAGCGGCACGTTATCAAGTGCAAGGTGTTCCGACTTTTGCTATTTTCAAGAATAGCGAATTGCTTTGGAAAGAAAGTGGTGCGCGACCAAAAGAACAATTGGTTGAGGTGATTAAAAAGTATATTTAA
- a CDS encoding alpha/beta fold hydrolase, whose product MLFYENNGDGKAIVFLHGFLENHKIWNRLKNDLIEHFQIITIDLPGHGNSENIGEVNTMEEMAEEVIAVLDELKIEQATFVGHSMGGYVTCALAELFPERTENIVLINSSTLADDEAKKNQRLKACNTAKRNFNTLVNFSMPSLFAAHHRDKFREDLKFVKEIALTTSIEGVCAALKGMRERPDRSSILYDFKGEIYIMVGLNDETVNPELFLTRIPDLPTIHLSKLDGGHMAFIENYEEVLSLLKSI is encoded by the coding sequence ATGTTGTTTTACGAAAATAATGGAGACGGAAAAGCAATTGTCTTTTTACATGGTTTTTTAGAAAATCATAAAATATGGAATCGATTAAAAAATGATTTGATAGAACATTTCCAAATCATTACAATTGATTTACCCGGTCATGGAAATTCTGAAAACATTGGTGAAGTGAACACTATGGAAGAAATGGCAGAAGAAGTGATTGCTGTTTTAGATGAGCTAAAAATTGAACAAGCAACTTTTGTTGGGCATTCGATGGGTGGTTATGTAACTTGTGCTTTGGCTGAACTTTTTCCTGAACGAACAGAGAATATCGTTTTGATTAATTCTTCTACATTAGCGGATGATGAAGCTAAGAAAAATCAACGATTGAAAGCATGTAATACAGCGAAAAGAAATTTTAACACATTGGTTAATTTTAGTATGCCCTCTTTATTTGCCGCTCATCATCGAGATAAATTTAGAGAGGATTTAAAATTTGTAAAAGAAATAGCTTTAACAACCTCTATCGAAGGTGTTTGTGCGGCTTTGAAAGGAATGCGAGAGCGACCAGATCGTTCTTCAATTTTATACGATTTTAAAGGTGAAATTTATATTATGGTCGGTTTAAATGATGAAACAGTTAATCCTGAACTATTTCTAACACGAATACCTGATTTACCAACTATTCATCTTTCTAAATTAGATGGTGGACACATGGCTTTTATCGAAAATTATGAAGAAGTTTTATCACTCTTAAAATCAATTTAG
- a CDS encoding M28 family peptidase, producing MKSKLLFSLGLITATMSLSAQTNEQILTLINNEVKQNSEAYQQLKKATETIGHRATGTENGKKAEEYAANLLRSYGYDIVFQEFTFNGWNRKSLDLKVNHQSIEAVALAHSPAKVKLSGELIDLGNGLQDDYKQIGDQVKGKIVFAALGLLEGTPKEVENLHRSEKTALAEKYGAKGIILFNRAPGEILLTGTASVTGEIIKIPALNISLEAGLKIKENLKKGKEVAKIEMKNDVGQMKGRNIIATKIGTKYPDEKIVLGGHLDSWDLATGAIDNGVGSFSVIDVARTFKKLQLKNERTIEFVLFMGEEVGLIGSKHYVNQAMKDGSIHQIKVMSNMDMTTNPKSYYSTMESSLPILSAYAKDVQKVIPDFKSSTYVSIGLHSDHQPFMLQGVPIIGLSDSQFTKGALDCYHANCDTFDYVEEVGLKNNVILETYLLYQLSNLDQIPSNHWSELEIKEALIKGNLKTPLRISGDWRW from the coding sequence ATGAAATCGAAATTATTATTCTCACTTGGCTTAATTACTGCAACTATGAGTTTATCAGCTCAAACGAATGAACAAATTTTAACGTTGATAAATAACGAAGTAAAACAAAATTCGGAGGCTTATCAACAATTAAAAAAAGCAACCGAAACGATTGGGCATCGTGCAACAGGAACAGAAAATGGAAAGAAAGCAGAAGAATATGCTGCAAATTTATTGCGTTCTTATGGTTATGATATTGTTTTTCAGGAATTTACTTTTAATGGGTGGAATCGTAAGAGTTTAGATCTTAAAGTTAATCATCAATCAATCGAAGCGGTTGCGTTAGCACATTCGCCTGCAAAAGTCAAACTTTCTGGTGAATTGATTGATTTGGGAAATGGTCTACAAGATGATTACAAACAAATTGGTGATCAAGTAAAAGGTAAAATTGTTTTCGCTGCACTTGGTTTATTAGAAGGGACACCAAAAGAAGTTGAGAATCTGCATCGCTCCGAAAAAACTGCTTTAGCAGAAAAATATGGAGCAAAAGGAATTATTTTGTTTAATCGTGCTCCAGGAGAAATTTTATTAACAGGTACTGCTTCGGTTACGGGAGAAATTATCAAGATTCCTGCACTTAATATCAGTTTAGAAGCCGGATTGAAAATCAAAGAAAATTTAAAGAAAGGAAAGGAAGTTGCAAAAATAGAAATGAAAAATGATGTTGGACAAATGAAAGGTCGCAACATTATTGCCACGAAAATTGGAACTAAATATCCAGACGAAAAAATTGTTTTAGGAGGTCATTTAGATAGTTGGGATTTAGCTACGGGAGCTATAGATAATGGAGTGGGAAGTTTTTCTGTGATTGATGTAGCAAGAACGTTCAAAAAACTTCAATTGAAAAATGAGCGAACAATAGAGTTTGTTCTATTTATGGGAGAAGAAGTTGGATTGATTGGTTCTAAACATTATGTGAATCAAGCAATGAAAGATGGTTCAATTCATCAAATAAAAGTGATGTCAAATATGGATATGACAACTAATCCAAAATCCTATTATTCGACAATGGAAAGCAGTTTGCCAATTTTATCAGCATATGCGAAAGATGTCCAAAAAGTAATTCCAGATTTTAAATCGAGTACATATGTAAGTATCGGTTTACATTCGGATCATCAGCCTTTTATGTTACAAGGTGTGCCAATTATAGGTTTGTCAGATAGTCAATTTACAAAAGGTGCTTTAGATTGTTACCACGCCAATTGTGATACGTTTGATTATGTAGAAGAAGTTGGCTTAAAAAATAATGTCATTTTAGAAACCTATTTGTTATACCAATTAAGTAATCTTGATCAAATACCTTCTAATCATTGGTCTGAACTTGAAATAAAAGAAGCTTTAATCAAAGGAAATTTAAAAACTCCACTTCGTATTTCAGGCGATTGGAGATGGTAA
- a CDS encoding suppressor of fused domain protein: protein MMNVEEYKKQYKSDQAVGAIAIENRLKEVYGTLEPRFYSPQVMSFQGGDDPIDGVAVFDVNGYYHLVSYGMSHLYYSEESVGAEFSKWGFEFSFRVKPVKDDNGEDPFWVVQLMNNLGRFVNETKVWFDEYQYLPLGGPIRTDTDTDIVGLAFIKDDDLNEINTPHGKVTFLQMVGLNSDQLKRLEANSTKEEIMSVLTEIKSVNPKFVCEL, encoded by the coding sequence ATGATGAATGTAGAAGAATATAAAAAACAATATAAATCAGATCAGGCTGTTGGTGCGATTGCAATCGAAAATCGTTTAAAAGAAGTCTATGGAACTTTAGAACCAAGATTTTATTCGCCACAAGTAATGTCGTTTCAAGGTGGAGATGATCCAATTGATGGAGTGGCTGTATTTGATGTGAACGGTTATTATCATTTGGTGAGCTATGGAATGTCGCATTTATATTATTCGGAAGAAAGTGTAGGAGCAGAATTTAGTAAATGGGGATTTGAATTTTCGTTTCGTGTAAAACCTGTAAAAGATGACAATGGAGAAGATCCTTTCTGGGTAGTTCAGCTGATGAATAACTTGGGTCGATTTGTCAATGAAACTAAAGTTTGGTTTGATGAATATCAATATTTACCATTAGGAGGTCCTATTCGAACAGATACGGACACGGATATTGTTGGTTTAGCTTTTATAAAAGATGATGATTTAAATGAGATAAACACACCTCACGGTAAAGTGACTTTTTTACAAATGGTTGGTTTAAATTCAGATCAATTGAAAAGACTAGAAGCGAATTCAACAAAAGAAGAAATAATGTCAGTGCTAACTGAAATAAAGTCAGTTAATCCAAAATTTGTTTGCGAATTGTAA
- a CDS encoding ketopantoate reductase family protein: MKSIYFLGLGALGAKYAASFYDYNSENVKIIVNQDRKEKYAAEGVFVNEKRYNFDYITGIENEIYPDFIFVAVKSNQLKEAIVDLIPFVGENTLIISLLNGISSERILADTFGWDKVINAVAYMDAVKVENRVTYGSIGKIIFGHIENKFQERLHSLSEYMNGAKIPNMVTDEIQDAQWAKYLVNVVANQLTFLLEFPYGAFKTNQHLDKLMDLLSEEVIAVGNAHGVQIGDKEVDRMKATLKIVDEQGKTSMLQDREAKRYSEVDEFSGEIIALGKQYGISTPYNELVYNMVKAIEEAY; this comes from the coding sequence ATGAAATCAATTTATTTTTTAGGACTTGGTGCATTAGGTGCAAAATATGCGGCAAGTTTTTATGATTATAATTCAGAGAATGTAAAAATAATCGTTAATCAAGATCGTAAAGAAAAGTACGCAGCTGAAGGGGTGTTTGTGAATGAAAAAAGATATAATTTTGATTATATCACAGGGATAGAAAATGAAATTTATCCTGATTTTATTTTTGTTGCTGTAAAAAGTAATCAACTAAAAGAGGCGATTGTTGATTTAATACCTTTTGTAGGAGAAAACACATTGATTATTAGTTTGTTGAATGGAATATCTTCTGAACGAATTTTAGCTGATACCTTTGGTTGGGACAAAGTGATTAATGCTGTGGCGTATATGGATGCTGTGAAAGTTGAAAATCGGGTAACATACGGAAGTATTGGTAAGATTATTTTTGGACATATTGAGAATAAGTTTCAAGAACGTTTACATTCGTTGAGTGAGTATATGAATGGTGCAAAAATTCCAAATATGGTAACGGATGAAATTCAAGATGCGCAATGGGCGAAGTATTTGGTTAATGTTGTTGCGAATCAATTAACGTTCTTATTGGAGTTTCCGTACGGGGCATTCAAAACAAATCAACATCTTGATAAATTGATGGATTTACTATCGGAAGAAGTTATTGCAGTAGGAAATGCACATGGTGTACAGATTGGGGATAAGGAAGTAGATCGAATGAAAGCGACTCTAAAAATAGTCGATGAGCAAGGGAAAACATCAATGTTGCAAGATCGTGAAGCAAAACGATATTCTGAAGTTGATGAATTTTCTGGTGAAATAATTGCGTTAGGAAAACAATATGGAATTTCAACACCTTATAATGAGTTGGTGTACAATATGGTAAAAGCAATTGAGGAAGCGTATTAA
- a CDS encoding LOG family protein, which translates to MKIKPIKDLVHNINEWEELVAQTKDLTNKVIQDINFIRHEINWEEYNLCNTSFLGCKFRQHHAIHLIERGAFIYPKFEAVPYNPYRGKLYTWQELMEGYDPNNDQSIDLKIYKHFKKHKYNPSVSEALAQRLHDLSIDDGLRRILEYDDEGMTKRKVVGFMGGHSTARNSEFYNETAKAAKLATSKGYFVVSGGGPGIMEAANLGAYMANYSDEDLMNAIHILADLDFVDENKTEYLAKNYMTNAKKVLDLYPNGAESLAIPTWFYGHEPSNLFATNIAKYFSNSIREDMLLTISLFGLVYAPGSAGTTQEIFQEAAQNHYGTSGYYSPMIFLSKKRYVEDTSIYSVLHQLSTGRPYKDLLFLTDSSDLAIDFIEKHPPIKVDKKNN; encoded by the coding sequence ATGAAAATTAAACCAATAAAAGACTTAGTTCATAATATTAATGAGTGGGAAGAATTAGTTGCTCAAACCAAAGATTTAACAAATAAAGTTATTCAGGATATTAATTTTATTCGTCACGAGATCAATTGGGAAGAATATAATTTGTGTAATACTTCTTTCTTGGGATGTAAGTTTAGACAACATCATGCAATTCATTTAATAGAGCGCGGAGCTTTTATATATCCAAAGTTTGAAGCTGTTCCTTATAATCCTTATCGAGGAAAATTATACACATGGCAAGAGTTGATGGAAGGTTACGATCCAAATAATGACCAAAGTATTGATCTAAAAATCTATAAACATTTCAAAAAACATAAATATAATCCTTCTGTTTCTGAAGCTTTAGCTCAACGTTTGCATGATTTATCAATTGATGATGGTTTGCGAAGAATCTTAGAGTATGATGATGAGGGAATGACAAAACGAAAAGTCGTTGGGTTTATGGGCGGACATTCTACAGCGCGCAATTCAGAGTTCTATAATGAAACAGCGAAAGCCGCAAAATTAGCAACATCGAAAGGATATTTTGTAGTTTCTGGGGGAGGTCCAGGGATTATGGAAGCTGCAAATTTAGGAGCTTATATGGCAAATTATTCAGACGAAGATCTAATGAATGCAATTCATATTTTAGCAGATTTAGATTTTGTAGATGAAAATAAAACAGAGTATTTAGCCAAGAATTATATGACAAATGCTAAGAAAGTTTTGGATCTTTACCCAAATGGTGCTGAAAGTTTAGCTATTCCAACTTGGTTTTACGGACACGAGCCAAGTAATTTGTTTGCAACAAATATTGCAAAGTATTTTTCGAATAGTATTCGTGAAGATATGTTGTTAACCATTAGTTTGTTCGGATTGGTTTATGCGCCAGGAAGTGCAGGAACTACTCAAGAAATTTTTCAGGAAGCAGCGCAAAACCATTACGGAACATCAGGGTATTACAGTCCAATGATATTTTTGAGCAAAAAAAGGTATGTAGAAGATACTTCGATTTATTCTGTATTGCATCAATTATCAACAGGAAGACCTTATAAAGACTTATTATTTTTGACAGATTCGTCTGATTTAGCGATTGATTTTATTGAAAAGCATCCACCAATCAAAGTAGATAAAAAAAATAATTAA
- a CDS encoding tryptophanase: MKLPFAEPFRIKMVEEIYQSTPEEREKWIEEKDYNLFNLESHKVFIDLLTDSGTGAMSDKQWSEMMTGDESYAGSQSFLKLKETINTITGFKFLLPTHQGRAAENVLFSALVKEGHVVPGNSHFDTTKGHIEFRKAHAIDCTIDEAFDSELIHPFKGNIDLQKLENVYKEYGKEKIPFTLITVTCNSSGGQPVSMENIRQVRELSNQYEIPVFFDGARFAENAYFIKEREEEFKQKTIKEIVLEMFSFGDGMTMSAKKDGLVNIGGFIALNNEELYKICGNFGIIYEGYLSYGGLAGRDLAALAQGLQESTEYSYLQSRIKQIEYLGNKLIEYGIPIQQPIGGHAIFVDAVKFLPNVPREEFPAQTLGIELYKEAGIRGVEIGTILADRDPETRENRYPKLELLRLAIPRRTYFQSHMDYIAVALKNIFDRRNEINSGYEISWESEILRHFTVKLKKK, from the coding sequence ATGAAATTACCTTTTGCCGAACCATTTCGTATAAAAATGGTCGAAGAAATTTATCAATCTACTCCAGAAGAGCGCGAAAAGTGGATCGAAGAAAAAGACTACAACCTATTTAATCTTGAAAGCCATAAAGTATTTATCGATCTATTAACCGATTCAGGAACTGGAGCTATGTCGGATAAACAGTGGTCTGAGATGATGACTGGAGACGAAAGTTACGCAGGTTCTCAATCATTCTTGAAACTAAAAGAAACAATCAATACAATTACAGGTTTCAAATTTCTTTTACCTACTCATCAAGGTCGTGCAGCGGAAAATGTATTATTTTCGGCACTTGTTAAAGAAGGTCATGTGGTTCCTGGAAATTCACATTTTGACACAACAAAAGGACACATTGAATTTAGAAAAGCACATGCCATTGATTGTACAATTGACGAAGCATTTGATAGCGAATTGATTCATCCATTCAAAGGAAATATCGATTTACAAAAGCTTGAAAATGTCTACAAAGAATATGGCAAAGAAAAAATTCCATTTACTTTAATCACGGTAACGTGTAATTCTTCTGGTGGTCAACCTGTATCTATGGAGAACATTCGTCAAGTACGTGAACTATCTAATCAGTATGAAATTCCTGTCTTTTTTGACGGTGCTCGTTTCGCTGAAAATGCATACTTCATCAAAGAAAGAGAAGAAGAATTTAAGCAGAAAACAATTAAAGAAATTGTTTTGGAAATGTTTTCTTTTGGGGATGGAATGACGATGTCTGCAAAAAAAGATGGTTTGGTAAATATCGGTGGATTTATTGCACTGAATAACGAAGAGCTATATAAAATTTGTGGAAATTTTGGAATTATATACGAAGGATATTTAAGTTATGGAGGATTAGCTGGACGCGATTTAGCTGCCTTAGCACAAGGTTTACAAGAATCAACAGAATATTCGTACTTACAATCTCGTATCAAACAGATCGAATATTTAGGAAATAAATTAATCGAATATGGAATTCCGATTCAACAGCCAATTGGAGGACATGCTATTTTTGTAGATGCTGTAAAATTCTTGCCAAACGTCCCGCGCGAAGAATTCCCTGCACAAACTTTAGGAATTGAATTGTATAAGGAAGCTGGAATTCGAGGTGTAGAAATTGGAACTATTTTGGCTGATCGTGATCCTGAAACAAGAGAAAATCGTTATCCAAAGTTAGAATTGTTGCGTTTAGCCATTCCAAGGCGTACTTATTTCCAAAGTCACATGGATTATATCGCAGTAGCATTGAAGAATATTTTCGATCGCCGAAATGAGATTAATTCAGGTTATGAAATTTCGTGGGAATCAGAAATCTTACGACATTTTACCGTTAAATTAAAAAAGAAATAA